One genomic segment of Nonomuraea coxensis DSM 45129 includes these proteins:
- a CDS encoding PEP/pyruvate-binding domain-containing protein, with protein MKLVAPLDAVGRADLPLAGGKGANLGELIRNGFPVPPGFVVTTHAYDLAGRDGELPGELRREIAGAYAALGAGPVAVRSSATAEDLPGAAFAGQQDTYLNVVGEQALLDAVRRCWASLHTERAVAYRARLGIDDAGVSIAVVVQRMVEPDTAGVLFTADPVTGERERIVIDAGAGLGEAVVSGLVTPDHYEVDREDRVTYRPGRGEVVVRSAPGGGVIHEARPENGPENGPEGDPEVGAGRLPDAVVAELAGLARRVAAHYGRPQDIEWAYAAGRLHLLQARPMTALPPPSPGRLNPVRRRLAGILLEYLPVRPYPIDMSTWLPYGPVGLMGKVTGAFGIRGGFEGFLREEDGVVVEIVPPAPRPTARVLTMPFRVAAKARRYDPARWTEDTRFTGYLAAARDLAALDLGALPWEELIRVPRKALDLVAPVADLRVDYLPGSGLALLRLLVAVKLLRRGPLFSGLLAGAVTRTSETNRALERLAELAVRTGALDADPKPAAFLAAFEEFLREYGHRETASPILVTPPTWSDAPETVLGLVGVLAAHPAPAAEEPGDALDRLLAHPLLRAPRRRERMRRWVAAARAGIAFREDSHFFFTLPQPVLRRSLVELGRRLCVAGVLDRPEDVFHLRLEELEAIGGEVALTGPEGARLRELARARAAKREELAGVRLIDPAAIFPPAAADGDVLVAGAPASAGTVTGPVKVIREPAEFGRLEAGDVLVCPYTNPSWTPLFQRAAAVVVDSGGTASHAAIVAREYGIPAVMGTGAGTSVLADGQVVTVNGDAGTVVPAA; from the coding sequence GTGAAACTCGTCGCGCCCCTGGACGCCGTCGGCCGCGCCGACCTGCCCCTGGCCGGAGGCAAGGGCGCCAACCTGGGCGAACTGATCAGGAACGGCTTCCCCGTGCCGCCCGGCTTCGTCGTCACCACGCACGCCTACGACCTCGCGGGCCGGGACGGCGAGCTGCCCGGCGAGCTGCGGCGGGAGATCGCCGGCGCGTACGCGGCGCTCGGCGCGGGGCCGGTGGCCGTACGCTCCAGCGCGACCGCCGAGGACCTGCCGGGGGCCGCGTTCGCCGGGCAGCAGGACACCTACCTCAACGTGGTGGGCGAGCAGGCACTGCTCGACGCGGTACGCCGCTGCTGGGCCTCGCTCCACACCGAACGGGCCGTCGCCTACCGGGCCAGGCTCGGCATCGACGACGCCGGGGTGAGCATCGCCGTGGTCGTGCAGCGCATGGTCGAGCCGGACACGGCGGGCGTGCTGTTCACCGCCGACCCGGTGACCGGCGAGCGGGAGCGGATCGTCATCGACGCCGGCGCCGGGCTCGGGGAGGCCGTCGTGTCGGGCCTGGTCACGCCCGACCACTACGAGGTGGACCGCGAGGACCGCGTCACCTACCGGCCGGGCCGGGGCGAGGTCGTCGTCCGCAGCGCCCCCGGCGGCGGCGTCATCCACGAGGCCCGCCCAGAAAACGGCCCAGAAAACGGCCCCGAGGGCGACCCCGAGGTCGGCGCGGGGCGGCTGCCGGACGCCGTCGTGGCGGAGCTGGCCGGGCTCGCCCGCCGGGTCGCCGCCCACTACGGCCGCCCCCAGGACATCGAGTGGGCCTACGCCGCCGGCCGCCTCCACCTGCTCCAGGCCCGGCCCATGACGGCCCTGCCGCCGCCCTCGCCCGGCCGGCTCAACCCGGTGCGGCGCCGGCTCGCCGGCATCCTGCTCGAATACCTGCCGGTCCGGCCGTACCCGATCGACATGTCGACCTGGCTGCCGTACGGTCCGGTGGGGCTGATGGGCAAAGTGACCGGCGCGTTCGGGATCCGCGGCGGGTTCGAGGGGTTCCTGCGCGAGGAGGACGGCGTCGTCGTCGAGATCGTCCCGCCGGCGCCGCGCCCGACGGCCAGGGTGCTGACCATGCCGTTCCGCGTCGCGGCCAAGGCCAGGCGGTACGACCCCGCCCGCTGGACCGAGGACACCCGCTTCACCGGCTACCTGGCGGCGGCGCGCGACCTGGCCGCCCTGGACCTCGGGGCGCTGCCGTGGGAGGAGCTGATCCGCGTGCCGAGGAAGGCGCTCGACCTGGTCGCCCCGGTCGCCGACCTGCGCGTCGACTACCTGCCTGGCAGCGGGCTCGCGCTGCTGCGCCTGCTGGTGGCCGTCAAGCTGCTGCGCCGGGGCCCGCTCTTCTCCGGGCTGCTGGCCGGGGCGGTCACCCGGACGAGCGAGACCAACCGGGCGCTGGAACGGCTGGCCGAGCTGGCCGTCCGCACCGGCGCGCTCGACGCCGACCCGAAGCCCGCCGCGTTCCTGGCCGCGTTCGAGGAGTTCCTGCGCGAGTACGGCCACCGCGAGACCGCCAGCCCGATCCTCGTCACCCCGCCCACCTGGTCGGACGCGCCGGAGACCGTGCTCGGCCTGGTCGGCGTGCTGGCCGCGCACCCTGCCCCGGCGGCCGAGGAGCCCGGCGACGCCCTCGACCGGCTGCTCGCCCACCCGCTCCTGCGGGCTCCGCGGCGGCGGGAGCGGATGCGGCGCTGGGTGGCCGCCGCCCGCGCCGGGATCGCCTTCCGCGAGGACAGCCACTTCTTCTTCACGCTGCCGCAGCCCGTCCTGCGCCGCTCGCTCGTCGAGCTGGGCCGGCGGCTGTGCGTGGCGGGCGTGCTCGACCGGCCCGAGGACGTCTTCCACCTGCGGCTGGAGGAGCTGGAGGCGATCGGCGGCGAGGTCGCGCTGACCGGCCCTGAGGGGGCCAGGCTGCGTGAGCTCGCGCGGGCGCGGGCGGCGAAACGGGAGGAACTGGCCGGCGTACGTCTCATCGACCCCGCCGCGATCTTCCCTCCCGCGGCGGCGGACGGGGACGTGCTGGTCGCCGGGGCCCCGGCGAGCGCGGGCACCGTCACCGGACCGGTCAAGGTGATCAGGGAGCCCGCCGAGTTCGGCCGGCTGGAGGCGGGCGACGTGCTCGTCTGCCCCTACACGAACCCGTCGTGGACGCCGCTGTTCCAGCGGGCCGCGGCCGTGGTCGTGGACAGCGGCGGGACGGCCTCGCACGCGGCGATCGTGGCGCGGGAGTACGGCATCCCCGCCGTCATGGGCACGGGCGCGGGGACGTCCGTGCTGGCGGACGGCCAGGTCGTGACCGTGAACGGCGACGCCGGCACGGTCGTTCCCGCTGCCTAG